The following are from one region of the Salvia splendens isolate huo1 chromosome 2, SspV2, whole genome shotgun sequence genome:
- the LOC121775741 gene encoding uncharacterized protein LOC121775741 has protein sequence MAEANETILVATLPPIFSQLPPISVKLSDGNFLMWQQQVDVAVYGYDLEGFITGDTDPPPQLIPDRDGESMVSNPAYMSGWMALVFLIRKCSNLETNFASRSMAKVMQYRQQMQNLKKDGMSMTDYLGKMRTLICLVKWAVESRKPNKCSTFLEDLGRIMILLSSLDRRWSLQISITTDLKQYMEEVLEEDFREEEEVAELCEKPGHSAAKCWHRFEQTPPQIQFRGSSPQQHNQGFFNPSVHLVQSVPRSPSASFSVGTPSEFSYGSNASSSWYPDSGATHHVSNDLSNLNISTEYTGGKNLFLGNGTTVNIANIGESVFKSHSTKFSRKLHLKNLLHVPNITKNLLSVSKFAQDNSVFF, from the exons ATGGCAGAAGCCAATGAAACTATTCTGGTGGCAACACTGCCACCAATTTTCTCTCAGTTGCCCCCCATCTCGGTTAAACTAAGTGATGGAAATTTTCTTATGTGGCAACAACAAGTTGATGTTGCGGTGTATGGGTACGACCTTGAAGGATTTATCACAGGGGACACTGATCCCCCTCCACAATTGATTCCAGACCGAGATGGAGAGTCTATGGTTTCAAATCCAGCTTACATGAGTGGCTGGATGGCTCTTGTCTTCCTTATTCGAAAATGCTCTAACCTTG AGACAAACTTTGCAAGCCGCTCCATGGCTAAGGTGATGCAATATCGACAACAAATGCAGAATTTGAAGAAAGATGGAATGTCAATGACTGACTATCTAGGAAAGATGAGAACATTGATTTGCTTGGTTAAGTGGGCTGTAGAATCTCGGAAGCCGAACAAGTGCTCCACATTCTTGGAGGACTTGGGCAGGATTATGATCCTGCT CAGCAGTCTGGACAGAAGATGGAGTCTCCAAATTTCAATAACAACAGATTTGAAGCAGTACATGGAAGAGGTTTTGGAGGAAGATTTcagagaggaggaagaggtgGCAGAG TTATGTGAGAAACCTGGCCATTCAGCAGCAAAATGTTGGCATAGGTTCGAGCAAACACCACCTCAAATCCAGTTCAGAGGAAGTTCTCCACAGCAACACAATCAAGGATTCTTCAATCCTTCAGTTCATCTTGTGCAGTCAGTGCCCAGGTCTCCTTCAGCATCATTCTCTGTTGGGACTCCATCAGAGTTCAGCTATGGATCAAATGCATCGTCCAGCTGGTATCCAGACTCAGGGGCAACACACCATGTGTCTAATGACTTGAGCAATCTCAACATAAGCACTGAATACACAGGAGGTAAGAATCTCTTTCTTGGTAATGGAACTACTGTTAATATTGCAAATATTGGTGAAAGCGTTTTTAAATCTCACTCAACTAAATTCTCTAGAAAGCTtcatctcaaaaatcttttgcATGTACCTAATATCACCAAGAATCTACTCAGTGTTTCCAAATTTGCTCAAGACAATTCtgtctttttttaa